The genomic interval GACGTGACCAAGACGCTCGAGGCCTGCGAGGACGCGCTCAAGGTGCTGCCCAAGAAGAAGACCCGGGACGGAGGATCTCGATGACCACAGCACGTCGCGCGCTCGCTTCGATCGCCACTCTCGCGCTGGCCCTTGGCCTCATCTCCGGGGCGGTTGGAGCACAACCCGCCGGCACGCTCCTGGTCGGGCTCGTCGCCGAGCCGGTGAACCTCGACCCCGCGCAGGTGACCGATCTCAACTCGAACCGCGTGGGCCGCCGCATCGTCGAGGGCCTCGTGACCTTCCCCGATGAGAGCACACAAGTCGTGCCGGGCCTCGCGGAGTCGTGGGCGATCTCGAAGGACGGCCTCCAGTACACCTTCAAGCTCCGGAGCGGCGTCACGTTCCACGACGGCACGCCGCTCAACGCGGAAGCCGTCAAGTTCTCCATCGAGCGCCAGATCAACACCGAGCACCCGGCCTACAAGCTCGGCAAGTACCCCTTCGCCAACTACTTCTTCGGCAACGTCAAGGCCGTCGAGGTGCTGAGCAGCGAGCGCGTGGCCTTCCTCCTCAAGGAGCCGCGCGCGTCCTTCCTCGCCGTCCTGACTTCGGGCGCCGCCTCTATCGTGAGCCCGACGGCGGCGATGAAGTGGGGCCCCGACTATCCAAGCCATCCCGTGGGCACGGGACCCTTCCGCTTCGCCTCCTGGGATCGCGGCCAGCGCGTGGTCCTCGAGAAGAACCCGAGCTACTGGAAGTACCCGGTCAAGATCGAGCGCGTCATCTACCGGCCGATCGTGGAAGACCAGGCGCGCCTGACGGAGCTCCTCACGGGCCAGCTCGATCTGATCGTCGGCGTGCCCGCGGACTTCGTCGGCCCGCTCGAGAAGGACCCGAAGGTGAAGGTCCTCAAGCAGACGGGCGCGCACGTCTGGTACCTCGGCATGAACAACCAGAAAAAGCCCTTCGACGACAAGCGCGTGCGCCAGGCCCTCAACTACGCCGTCAACAAGGACGCGATCGTGCGCGACGTGCTCAAGGGCACGGGCTCGCTCTCGAAGGGCCCCGTGCTGCCCGGCACGTGGGGCGCGGACGCCGCGCTCAAGGCCTATCCCTACGACCCCGAGCGCGCGAAGAAGCTCCTGGCCGAGGCGGGCTATCCCAACGGCTTCACGACCACGCTCTGGGTGCCGGAGTCGGGCTCGGGCATGCAGGCGCCCGTCGCCATGTCCACCGTGATGCAGTCGAACCTCAAGGCCGTCGGCGTCAACGTGACGCTCCAGACGATGGAGTGGGGCGCGTACCTGACCAAGCTGCGTTCGAAGGAGCAGGAGCTCTTCGCGCTGTCCTGGATGGCGGGCACGGAAGACCCGGACATGGTCATGTACCCGCTGCTCCATTCCAGCCAGTGGACGCCCGTCGGCCCGAACCGTGCGCTCTACAAGAACGCGCGCTTCGACGAGCTGCTCCAGCAGGCGCGCCTCACCACCGACCAGGCCAAGCGCGCCCAGCTCTACCGCGAGGCCCAGCGCATCTTGGTGGACGACGCGCCGTGGGTCTTCGTCGACCACGAGATCCAGATCGCCGCCTTCGCCAAGCGCGTGCAGGGCTTCAAGCTCCACCCGAGCTTCGACCTGCGCGTGGAGACGATCTCGCTCAAGTGAGCCCGCGCCCGTGAGGCGCTACGTCGCGCGCCGGCTCCTGCTGCTGGCGCCGGTGCTGCTTGGCGTCTCGATCGTGGTCTTCATGGTCCTGCACCTCTCGCCGGGCGACCCGGCCGAGATCATGCTGGGCTCCCAGGCGACGCAGGAAGACCTGGCGCGCCTGCGCCAAGAGCTCGGGCTGACCGAGCCCCTCCATATCCAGTACCTCCGCTGGGTCAGCCATGTCGCCCGCGGCGACCTCGGCCGCTCGCTCTGGATGCGGCGCCCCGTGCTGGACGAGGTGCTCCACCGCTACAAGGCGACGCTGGTGCTCACGGCGAGCGCGCTCTTTCTCTCCACGCTCGGCGGCATCGTCCTGGGCGTTCTCTCCGCCGTGCGCCGCGATTCCCTCCTCGACCGGCTGAGCACCGTCACGTCGCTCTTCGGCGCCAGCA from Candidatus Rokuibacteriota bacterium carries:
- a CDS encoding ABC transporter substrate-binding protein, yielding MTTARRALASIATLALALGLISGAVGAQPAGTLLVGLVAEPVNLDPAQVTDLNSNRVGRRIVEGLVTFPDESTQVVPGLAESWAISKDGLQYTFKLRSGVTFHDGTPLNAEAVKFSIERQINTEHPAYKLGKYPFANYFFGNVKAVEVLSSERVAFLLKEPRASFLAVLTSGAASIVSPTAAMKWGPDYPSHPVGTGPFRFASWDRGQRVVLEKNPSYWKYPVKIERVIYRPIVEDQARLTELLTGQLDLIVGVPADFVGPLEKDPKVKVLKQTGAHVWYLGMNNQKKPFDDKRVRQALNYAVNKDAIVRDVLKGTGSLSKGPVLPGTWGADAALKAYPYDPERAKKLLAEAGYPNGFTTTLWVPESGSGMQAPVAMSTVMQSNLKAVGVNVTLQTMEWGAYLTKLRSKEQELFALSWMAGTEDPDMVMYPLLHSSQWTPVGPNRALYKNARFDELLQQARLTTDQAKRAQLYREAQRILVDDAPWVFVDHEIQIAAFAKRVQGFKLHPSFDLRVETISLK